One window from the genome of Thermaerobacter marianensis DSM 12885 encodes:
- a CDS encoding flagellin, with the protein MRINHNVAALNAWRNLSQTNSLLNKSLERLSSGLRINRAADDAAGLAISEKMRAQIAGLQTAQRNAQDAISLIQTAEGALNETHSILQRMRELAVQASNDSMTDADRANLQKEVEQLIAELDRIGNTTEFNTKKLLDGSAGVSTAIASGKALNVSATGDTQAGSYTIDIKAAATRGEVWLAQADDATSTFWTTFSDVNATLVKDLDITVNGRRYFFAAGTKVQDVIDTVNADSALTGVEADFNANAIRFRTTDVGSARQVSVTINSNTTFFNVANASTGATSDVNAATVAGTDAELGSLGVNGTPVNYEAVGNRITILSGPAKGLSFTVDASGTYTGGSNADDDPTITVGTNGALTFQIGANTGQSLSVAIDDMRSQALGVKTVDVSTRSGASNAISAIDSAINTVSVQRARLGAVQNRLEHTIANLGVAVENLQAAESRIRDVDMALEMANFTRNQILLQSGTAMLAQANAMPQAVLQLLGR; encoded by the coding sequence ATGCGGATCAACCACAACGTGGCCGCCCTCAACGCGTGGCGGAACCTCAGCCAGACGAACAGCCTGCTCAACAAGTCGCTGGAGCGGCTGTCGTCGGGCCTGCGGATCAACCGGGCGGCCGACGACGCGGCGGGCCTGGCCATCTCCGAGAAGATGCGGGCCCAGATCGCCGGCCTGCAGACGGCCCAGCGCAACGCCCAGGACGCCATCTCGCTGATCCAGACGGCGGAGGGCGCCCTGAACGAGACCCACAGCATCCTGCAGCGGATGCGGGAGCTGGCGGTGCAAGCCTCCAATGATTCAATGACAGATGCAGACCGAGCCAACCTCCAGAAAGAGGTTGAGCAGCTCATCGCCGAGCTTGACCGCATTGGCAACACGACGGAGTTCAATACGAAGAAACTCCTGGACGGCAGCGCCGGTGTGAGTACCGCAATTGCCAGCGGGAAGGCTCTAAACGTGTCTGCAACAGGAGACACGCAGGCTGGTTCCTATACGATCGACATCAAGGCTGCCGCGACCCGTGGTGAGGTCTGGCTAGCGCAAGCGGATGATGCCACCAGCACGTTCTGGACCACCTTTAGTGATGTGAACGCTACCCTGGTAAAAGATCTCGATATTACCGTCAATGGACGCAGGTATTTCTTTGCCGCTGGCACGAAGGTTCAGGATGTTATCGATACAGTGAATGCAGATTCGGCTTTGACTGGTGTAGAGGCGGACTTTAACGCCAATGCGATTCGCTTCCGGACGACAGACGTAGGTAGCGCCCGCCAGGTGTCCGTGACCATCAACTCCAATACCACATTCTTTAACGTGGCCAACGCCAGTACCGGGGCGACAAGTGATGTGAACGCAGCCACGGTCGCCGGTACCGATGCCGAGTTGGGTAGCCTTGGCGTAAACGGCACGCCCGTCAATTACGAAGCCGTTGGCAATAGGATTACGATTCTCTCCGGTCCGGCCAAGGGGCTGTCGTTCACAGTTGACGCGAGCGGGACGTACACCGGCGGCAGCAACGCTGACGACGATCCCACAATCACGGTGGGAACGAATGGTGCGCTAACCTTCCAAATTGGCGCCAACACCGGACAGAGCCTTAGTGTTGCTATTGACGACATGCGCTCTCAGGCACTCGGGGTCAAGACGGTAGACGTGTCGACCCGGTCGGGCGCGTCCAATGCGATCAGTGCCATCGACAGCGCGATCAACACGGTGTCGGTTCAGCGGGCCCGGCTGGGTGCTGTCCAGAACCGCCTCGAGCACACCATCGCCAACCTGGGTGTGGCGGTGGAGAACCTGCAGGCGGCCGAGTCGCGGATCCGCGACGTGGACATGGCCCTTGAGATGGCCAACTTCACCCGGAACCAGATCCTGCTCCAGTCCGGCACGGCGATGCTGGCCCAGGCCAA
- a CDS encoding Cof-type HAD-IIB family hydrolase, whose translation MLPYLIALDVDGTLLDSGGRLRPRVKNAVRAAVDAGHYVVLATGRRWVATRPFAQELGLKAPCIVHNGAVAVDPLTDQPVWRQPLPTEFARQAILKARELGVSLFFHDLDHPHGDRMLYEPGARLPKASWFFEAGRLTQEVPDLMEWLQVGAVRVLVRDRQEGADAFRRWITAEWGDAVRVLAGTDLEPGIYAVEVSDAPVCKGWALERLAAHLQIPVERVVAVGDWDNDIEMLQFAGLGVAMANGSPAARAAARRVTASNDEDGVAVVLEELLGGGVRGGVGGSAGLGR comes from the coding sequence TTGCTCCCCTATCTCATCGCCCTCGACGTGGACGGAACCTTGCTGGACAGTGGCGGCCGGTTGCGTCCCCGGGTGAAGAACGCGGTCAGGGCGGCCGTGGACGCCGGGCATTACGTCGTCCTGGCGACCGGGCGGCGGTGGGTGGCCACCCGGCCCTTCGCCCAGGAGCTGGGGCTCAAAGCCCCGTGCATCGTGCACAACGGCGCCGTGGCCGTCGACCCCCTTACCGACCAGCCTGTTTGGAGGCAGCCCTTGCCGACCGAATTCGCCCGCCAGGCGATCTTGAAGGCCCGGGAGCTGGGCGTGTCCCTGTTCTTCCATGACCTCGATCACCCCCACGGCGACCGCATGCTGTACGAACCCGGCGCCCGCCTGCCCAAGGCGTCCTGGTTCTTCGAGGCGGGCCGCCTGACCCAGGAGGTCCCCGACCTGATGGAGTGGCTCCAAGTGGGGGCCGTGCGGGTGCTGGTCCGCGACCGCCAGGAGGGGGCCGACGCCTTTCGCCGGTGGATCACCGCCGAGTGGGGCGACGCCGTCCGCGTCCTGGCGGGCACCGACCTGGAGCCGGGGATCTACGCCGTGGAAGTCTCCGACGCGCCCGTGTGCAAGGGTTGGGCCCTGGAGCGCCTGGCCGCCCACCTGCAGATCCCCGTGGAACGGGTCGTAGCCGTGGGCGATTGGGACAACGACATCGAGATGCTCCAGTTCGCCGGCCTGGGCGTGGCCATGGCCAACGGCTCCCCCGCCGCCCGGGCCGCCGCCCGCCGCGTCACCGCCAGCAACGACGAGGACGGGGTGGCGGTGGTGCTGGAGGAACTGCTCGGCGGGGGTGTCCGCGGGGGCGTGGGTGGGAGTGCCGGCCTGGGCCGCTGA
- a CDS encoding YkvA family protein: MLKPVAQERRNAASPSEDPAAPRQGPENAARTGGTGRPGGTAARIGRWKVEARALYLALRHPRVPWYVKAGLCLLVAYVFSPVDPLPDFVPVLGHLDELLLVPLGVALARRLIAPDVLAECRQQAAALEHKPRMAAGAVAVVLGWLILAALTGWLAWHAGVAGRLGGVP; the protein is encoded by the coding sequence ATGCTTAAGCCTGTAGCGCAAGAACGGAGGAACGCCGCAAGCCCGTCGGAGGACCCTGCGGCGCCCCGGCAAGGACCCGAGAACGCGGCCCGGACCGGAGGGACGGGGCGGCCTGGCGGAACGGCCGCCCGGATCGGCCGGTGGAAGGTCGAAGCGCGGGCCCTCTACCTGGCCCTTCGTCACCCCCGCGTCCCCTGGTACGTCAAGGCAGGACTTTGTCTGCTTGTCGCCTACGTCTTCAGCCCCGTCGACCCCCTGCCGGACTTCGTGCCGGTTCTCGGCCATCTGGACGAGCTGCTGCTCGTTCCTCTAGGGGTCGCCCTGGCCCGCCGCCTCATTGCGCCGGATGTCCTCGCAGAGTGCCGGCAACAGGCCGCGGCCCTCGAGCACAAGCCACGGATGGCGGCAGGGGCGGTCGCGGTGGTGCTGGGGTGGCTGATCCTGGCGGCCCTGACCGGGTGGCTGGCCTGGCACGCGGGCGTGGCCGGCCGGCTCGGCGGGGTCCCGTAG